From a single Streptomyces sp. NBC_00377 genomic region:
- a CDS encoding ParB N-terminal domain-containing protein, whose translation MRISALLPGDSPRTEGIDGEHVARLAAVDERLPPILVRRSDLAVVDGRHRLRAARARGEQTIEVEFFEGSDDDAFLRAVRANVTHGLPLSLKDRRAAAARIITSHPHMSDRAIAKASGLNPKAVAGIRACSTAAGQQLNSRLGLDGRTRPLNVAEGRWRAAHMMAQNPNASLREVARVAGISPATASDVKKRIQAGRPPAAGRQSAGGDVVAPAPLGEAPAAHIGTSSASAAPLGQQERGHQGESPPQPASDLVLATLRRDPSLRLREEGRDLLRLLQYNAVAEWSGLSGAVPPHCEELVGRLARQYAEQWLKFAQHLEQREDIVGP comes from the coding sequence GTGCGAATTTCCGCGCTTCTGCCCGGGGATTCGCCGCGGACCGAGGGTATCGACGGGGAGCACGTCGCCCGGCTGGCCGCCGTGGACGAGCGCTTACCGCCTATCCTGGTGCGGCGCTCCGACCTGGCGGTGGTCGACGGCCGGCACCGCCTGCGGGCGGCCCGGGCCCGGGGGGAGCAGACGATCGAGGTCGAGTTCTTCGAAGGCTCCGACGACGACGCGTTCCTGCGTGCCGTCCGGGCTAACGTGACGCACGGCCTGCCGCTCTCGCTGAAGGACCGACGGGCTGCCGCCGCCCGGATCATCACCTCTCATCCTCACATGTCCGATCGGGCCATCGCGAAGGCCTCGGGCCTGAACCCGAAGGCGGTGGCGGGCATCCGCGCGTGTTCAACCGCGGCTGGGCAGCAGTTGAACAGCCGCCTCGGGCTGGACGGACGCACCCGTCCGCTGAACGTCGCCGAGGGTCGGTGGCGGGCCGCGCACATGATGGCCCAGAACCCGAACGCATCCCTGCGCGAAGTGGCCCGGGTCGCGGGCATCTCGCCGGCGACCGCCAGCGACGTGAAGAAGCGCATCCAGGCGGGCCGCCCGCCGGCCGCCGGCCGCCAGTCGGCGGGCGGGGACGTGGTGGCGCCCGCGCCGCTCGGCGAAGCGCCCGCTGCGCACATCGGCACCTCGTCCGCTTCGGCTGCCCCGCTGGGGCAGCAGGAGCGTGGGCACCAGGGGGAGAGCCCGCCGCAGCCGGCTTCCGACCTGGTCCTCGCGACGCTCCGGCGCGACCCCTCGCTGCGACTGCGGGAAGAGGGGCGCGACCTGTTGCGGCTCCTCCAGTACAACGCCGTGGCCGAATGGTCGGGGCTGAGCGGTGCCGTACCCCCGCACTGCGAGGAGCTCGTGGGACGTCTGGCACGCCAGTACGCCGAGCAGTGGCTGAAGTTCGCCCAGCACCTGGAGCAGCGCGAGGACATCGTCGGCCCGTAG